In Prevotella sp. oral taxon 475, one DNA window encodes the following:
- the mtaB gene encoding tRNA (N(6)-L-threonylcarbamoyladenosine(37)-C(2))-methylthiotransferase MtaB translates to MIDSSAFQGKTAAYYTLGCKLNFSETSTFGQMLQDMGVRTANEGEPADICLINTCSVTEVADHKCRQIIHRMVRENPGAFVVVTGCYAQLESEKVSAIDGVDLVLGSNEKAHLIQYLNDAWMDSRGSDALHRHFSVKTKDITTFAPSCSRGNRTRYFLKVQDGCDYFCTYCTIPFARGFSRNPSIASLVRQAEQAAADGGREIVLTGVNIGEFRGDGDERFIHLVKALDGVESIQRFRISSIEPNLLTDELIDYCARSRAFMPHFHIPLQSGSDEVLKLMQRKYDTALFTHKVQRIKELLPEAFIGVDVMVGSRGETPEHFEACYEFLENLDITQLHVFPYSERPGTAALRIPYVVDDTEKRRRSKRLIELSDRKLEAFYARHIGQEAEVLFEKSARGKAMHGFTRNYIRVELPARIAREEYDNQLLRVALNGFNSKKNALLCAVTPQS, encoded by the coding sequence ATGATTGACAGTTCAGCTTTTCAAGGCAAAACAGCTGCATACTATACTTTAGGGTGCAAACTCAATTTCTCGGAAACCTCTACCTTTGGGCAGATGCTTCAAGACATGGGCGTGCGCACAGCCAACGAGGGCGAACCGGCCGATATCTGCCTCATCAATACTTGCTCGGTGACGGAGGTGGCCGACCATAAATGCCGACAGATCATCCACCGAATGGTGCGCGAAAACCCCGGAGCCTTTGTCGTCGTGACAGGTTGTTACGCGCAGTTGGAGTCGGAAAAGGTGAGTGCCATCGATGGTGTAGACCTTGTACTGGGCAGCAACGAGAAAGCCCATCTGATACAATATCTCAACGATGCCTGGATGGACAGTCGGGGAAGCGATGCCCTGCACCGTCATTTCTCGGTAAAGACGAAAGACATCACCACCTTTGCGCCAAGCTGTAGTCGGGGCAATCGCACGCGATATTTCCTGAAAGTGCAAGATGGTTGCGATTATTTTTGCACCTACTGCACCATTCCCTTTGCCCGCGGATTCTCCCGCAATCCCTCCATCGCCTCCTTAGTGAGGCAAGCCGAGCAGGCTGCAGCCGACGGCGGGCGAGAGATTGTGCTGACAGGCGTCAACATCGGAGAGTTTCGCGGCGATGGTGACGAACGATTCATCCACCTCGTCAAAGCCCTTGACGGCGTGGAAAGCATCCAACGGTTCCGCATCAGCAGCATCGAACCCAATCTGCTCACCGACGAACTCATCGACTATTGCGCCCGTAGTCGCGCCTTCATGCCCCACTTCCACATTCCGTTGCAGAGCGGAAGCGACGAAGTGCTCAAACTCATGCAACGGAAATACGACACCGCGCTCTTCACCCATAAGGTTCAACGAATCAAAGAATTGCTCCCCGAAGCCTTCATCGGTGTAGACGTGATGGTGGGTTCGCGCGGAGAGACGCCCGAACACTTCGAAGCTTGTTACGAATTTCTGGAGAACCTCGACATCACCCAGCTGCACGTCTTTCCCTACAGCGAGCGACCGGGAACAGCTGCTCTGCGCATCCCCTACGTTGTGGACGACACCGAAAAGCGTCGCCGCAGCAAACGCCTGATCGAACTCTCCGACCGCAAGCTCGAAGCTTTCTACGCACGCCACATCGGGCAAGAGGCCGAAGTGCTCTTCGAGAAATCTGCCCGCGGAAAAGCCATGCACGGATTCACCCGAAACTACATCCGCGTGGAACTGCCCGCCCGAATAGCCCGAGAAGAATACGACAACCAACTCCTGCGCGTCGCTCTAAACGGATTCAATTCCAAGAAAAACGCACTTCTCTGTGCCGTCACCCCTCAATCTTAA